A stretch of Nonomuraea africana DNA encodes these proteins:
- a CDS encoding lipid-transfer protein has product MRAAAAIAGIGATEFSKESGRSELRLAAEAVLAALDDAGLTPSDVDGMVTYTQDTNQEIAVAREVGVGDLTFFSRVHYGGGAACGTVMHAAMAVATGAARTVVCYRAFNERSGRRFGQPDARVGGEPSSQGLEMSWHVPYGLMTPAAWVAMFARRYMHVSGATSEDFGRIAVAMRRHAATNPAAWFHGRPITLEEHQASRWIVEPLHLLDCCQESDGAVALVVTTAERARDLRRSPAVIAAAAQGSGAGQMMMTSYYRDDMAGLPEMSVVGTRLWEMSGLSPADIQTAILYDHFTPFVLNQLEELGFCGRGEAKDYVKDGGIELGGRLPVNPHGGQLGEAYIHGMNGIAEAVRQIRGTSVNQVGGVANVLVTAGTGVPTSGLILTQG; this is encoded by the coding sequence ATGAGGGCCGCGGCCGCGATCGCGGGCATCGGCGCCACGGAGTTCAGCAAGGAGTCGGGCCGTTCGGAGCTGCGGCTGGCCGCCGAGGCGGTGCTGGCCGCGCTCGACGACGCGGGCCTGACGCCGTCCGACGTGGACGGCATGGTCACCTACACCCAGGACACCAACCAGGAGATCGCCGTCGCCCGCGAGGTGGGCGTCGGCGACCTGACGTTCTTCTCGCGCGTCCACTACGGCGGGGGCGCCGCCTGCGGCACGGTGATGCACGCGGCGATGGCGGTCGCGACGGGGGCGGCGCGGACCGTGGTCTGCTATCGCGCCTTCAACGAGCGCTCGGGGCGGCGGTTCGGCCAGCCCGACGCCAGGGTGGGCGGCGAGCCGTCTTCGCAGGGGCTCGAGATGAGCTGGCACGTGCCGTACGGGCTGATGACCCCCGCGGCCTGGGTGGCGATGTTCGCCCGCAGGTACATGCACGTCTCCGGCGCCACCTCCGAGGACTTCGGCAGGATCGCGGTCGCGATGCGCAGGCACGCCGCCACCAACCCCGCCGCGTGGTTCCACGGCAGGCCGATCACGCTGGAGGAGCACCAGGCGTCGCGGTGGATCGTGGAGCCGCTGCACCTGCTCGACTGCTGCCAGGAGAGCGACGGGGCGGTCGCGCTGGTCGTCACCACGGCCGAGCGCGCCCGTGACCTGCGCAGGTCGCCCGCCGTGATCGCGGCGGCGGCCCAGGGCTCGGGCGCGGGACAGATGATGATGACCAGCTACTACCGCGACGACATGGCCGGGCTGCCCGAGATGTCGGTGGTCGGAACGCGGCTGTGGGAGATGTCGGGGCTGTCGCCCGCCGACATCCAGACCGCGATCCTCTACGACCACTTCACCCCCTTCGTCCTCAACCAGCTGGAGGAGCTCGGCTTCTGCGGCAGGGGAGAGGCGAAGGACTACGTCAAGGACGGCGGCATCGAGCTCGGCGGCCGGTTGCCCGTCAACCCGCACGGCGGCCAGCTCGGCGAGGCCTACATCCACGGGATGAACGGCATCGCCGAGGCCGTGCGTCAGATCAGGGGCACCTCGGTGAACCAGGTGGGCGGCGTCGCCAACGTGCTGGTCACCGCGGGGACCGGAGTGCCGACCAGCGGCCTGATCCTGACGCAAGGATGA
- a CDS encoding DinB family protein, which yields MTDPRVDPPAAGDERELLTTFLDWHRETLAVKCAGLTEEQLRERSVPPSTMSLLGLVRHMTDVERYWFRRVLEGADLPAVYWSDVDDVEFDVAEVSADEAMAVWRAELDACRKVSENTPVDALAKVDRRGSYHSHRYILIHMIEEYARHNGHADLLRERLDGATGE from the coding sequence ATGACCGACCCCAGAGTTGATCCCCCCGCCGCCGGTGACGAGCGCGAACTCCTGACCACCTTCCTCGACTGGCACCGCGAAACCCTCGCCGTCAAGTGCGCGGGCCTGACGGAGGAGCAGTTGCGCGAGCGGTCCGTGCCGCCGTCCACCATGTCGCTGCTCGGCCTGGTCCGGCACATGACGGACGTCGAGCGCTACTGGTTCCGCCGCGTCCTCGAAGGCGCCGACCTGCCCGCCGTCTACTGGAGCGACGTCGACGACGTCGAGTTCGACGTGGCGGAAGTCTCGGCCGACGAGGCCATGGCCGTGTGGCGGGCCGAGCTGGACGCGTGCCGCAAGGTGTCGGAGAACACCCCCGTCGACGCCCTCGCCAAGGTCGACAGGCGCGGCAGCTACCACTCGCACCGCTACATCCTCATCCACATGATCGAGGAGTACGCCCGCCACAACGGCCACGCCGATCTCCTGCGCGAACGCCTCGACGGCGCGACCGGGGAGTAG
- a CDS encoding flavin reductase family protein — MSEFTEAMAQLAAGVAVITVKDDRDDVGVTVSALMSVSLDPPLILASLSNRGYLAEVLLRQDRWAASLLSSGQAAIASRFAVAGRPSARHLVSGTPHHRGRHTDALIVEGGVAALEVETTQVVPAGDHALFVAGVLAVDYVNSAPLPLVRLRGRYRPV; from the coding sequence GTGAGTGAGTTCACCGAGGCGATGGCGCAGCTGGCAGCGGGAGTCGCCGTGATCACCGTGAAGGACGACCGTGACGACGTGGGCGTGACCGTGTCCGCGCTGATGTCCGTCTCCCTCGATCCACCGCTCATCCTGGCCAGCCTGTCCAACCGCGGTTACCTCGCCGAGGTGCTGCTCAGGCAGGACCGGTGGGCCGCCTCGCTCCTGTCCTCGGGGCAGGCGGCGATCGCCAGCAGGTTCGCGGTCGCGGGCCGTCCGAGCGCCCGTCATCTGGTCTCGGGGACGCCGCATCACCGGGGCCGGCACACCGACGCGCTGATCGTGGAGGGCGGGGTGGCGGCGCTGGAGGTGGAGACGACGCAGGTCGTGCCCGCCGGAGACCACGCCCTGTTCGTGGCGGGGGTCCTGGCCGTCGACTACGTGAACTCGGCGCCGCTGCCCCTGGTGCGGCTGAGGGGGCGCTACCGGCCGGTGTAG
- a CDS encoding ABC transporter permease gives MDDDGQPLFRWSWVESNWNSDSPNSIVNLLEAHIVMSLVPVLLGLLAALPLGLACVRWRFLYQPTSAIMNVVYALPSLPLFMLLIPETGLARLTVIIPLTFYALAVLVPAVVDGLGSVPDHVRQSAVAMGFTPLRRLVQVELPIAVPVVLAGLRVVTVSSISLVSVGALIGQGGLGNLFTDAFQRDFYTPAIAGIVLIVLLALVGDGIVLAAQRLLTPWMRARRAS, from the coding sequence ATGGATGATGATGGTCAGCCGCTGTTCAGGTGGAGCTGGGTCGAGAGCAACTGGAACTCCGACTCGCCCAACAGCATCGTCAACCTCCTCGAGGCGCACATCGTGATGTCCCTCGTGCCGGTCCTGCTCGGCCTGCTCGCCGCGCTGCCGCTGGGGCTCGCGTGCGTGCGATGGCGCTTCCTCTACCAGCCGACCTCCGCGATCATGAACGTGGTCTACGCGCTGCCCTCGCTGCCGCTGTTCATGCTGCTGATCCCCGAGACCGGCCTCGCCAGGCTCACGGTGATCATCCCGCTGACCTTCTACGCGCTCGCGGTGCTGGTCCCCGCCGTGGTCGACGGCCTGGGCTCGGTCCCCGACCACGTCAGGCAGTCGGCGGTGGCCATGGGCTTCACGCCGCTGCGCCGCCTGGTCCAGGTGGAGCTGCCGATCGCCGTCCCGGTCGTGCTGGCGGGACTGCGCGTGGTCACCGTCTCCAGCATCAGCCTGGTCAGCGTCGGCGCCCTCATCGGGCAGGGCGGTCTGGGCAACCTGTTCACCGACGCCTTCCAGCGCGACTTCTACACCCCCGCCATCGCCGGCATCGTGCTCATCGTGCTGCTGGCACTGGTCGGCGACGGGATCGTGCTGGCCGCCCAGCGCCTGCTCACTCCCTGGATGCGAGCCAGGAGGGCGTCGTGA
- a CDS encoding bifunctional MaoC family dehydratase N-terminal/OB-fold nucleic acid binding domain-containing protein, translated as MSGRDSGVHEELMELAAKQAALGEVRGAVAADPVNEPMIRHWLDAMGDTNPAYLANGVAPPAMAQVWTMPGLGPRQQTPVDEIMSALNAAGFTGVVATNCEHTYHRPLRVGERVTAATRFTELKGPKTTALGEGYFATWTVTWYAGDDPVAEMLFRVLKFRPKERKKPYPLKPAINQDTAFFWEGVKQGELRIQRCGDCGELRHPPGPLCPSCRSANRDHIVAAGLGTVYSFVVHHHPPVPGKKTPFVVAVVELQEGVRIVGNIVDCPVEDVGIGMELRVTYSSMDDELTLPLWAPREP; from the coding sequence ATGAGCGGGCGGGACTCCGGCGTCCACGAGGAGCTCATGGAGCTCGCCGCCAAGCAGGCCGCGCTCGGCGAGGTGCGCGGCGCGGTCGCCGCCGACCCCGTGAACGAGCCGATGATCAGGCACTGGCTCGACGCGATGGGCGACACGAACCCCGCCTACCTGGCCAACGGGGTGGCGCCGCCCGCGATGGCGCAGGTGTGGACGATGCCAGGGCTCGGGCCGCGCCAGCAGACCCCGGTGGACGAGATCATGAGCGCGCTCAACGCGGCCGGGTTCACCGGCGTGGTCGCCACCAACTGCGAGCACACCTACCACCGGCCGTTGCGTGTGGGGGAGCGGGTCACCGCCGCCACCCGCTTCACCGAGCTGAAAGGCCCGAAGACGACGGCGCTCGGCGAGGGCTACTTCGCCACCTGGACCGTCACCTGGTACGCGGGCGACGACCCGGTCGCCGAGATGCTCTTCAGGGTCCTGAAATTTCGCCCCAAGGAGCGAAAGAAGCCCTATCCGCTGAAACCGGCGATAAATCAGGACACCGCGTTCTTCTGGGAGGGCGTGAAGCAGGGCGAGCTGCGCATCCAGCGCTGCGGCGACTGCGGCGAGCTGCGGCACCCGCCGGGGCCGCTCTGCCCGTCGTGCCGCTCGGCCAACCGTGACCACATTGTCGCGGCCGGGCTCGGCACGGTCTACAGCTTCGTCGTCCACCACCACCCGCCCGTTCCGGGAAAGAAAACGCCTTTTGTGGTGGCTGTGGTGGAGCTGCAGGAAGGGGTGCGGATTGTGGGCAACATCGTGGACTGTCCCGTTGAGGACGTGGGTATCGGTATGGAGTTGCGCGTGACGTACAGCTCGATGGACGACGAACTGACCCTTCCCCTGTGGGCACCGCGGGAGCCGTGA
- a CDS encoding ABC transporter ATP-binding protein, producing MITFDSVTKRYPDGFVAVDNLSLEAETGQITVLVGPSGCGKTTTLRMINRMIDATEGQILLDGSDVQQIDPPTLRRGIGYVIQQAGLFPHRKIVDNVATVPYLLGWEKKKARDRAMELLERVGLDPKLAQRYPFQLSGGQQQRVGVARALAADPPVLLMDEPFSAVDPIVRTSLQEELLRLQAELNKTIVFVTHDIDEAIKLGDRVAVLRVGGKLAQFADPKTLLSEPADDFVREFLGRDRGIRRLSFVSSSHLRLRTDLTVSSASATPSDDGWPLVVAADGKPVGWLGRDEPFGTYVHGKDSLRAALDAALLSSSGQAVALDESGRVVGIATRRALDEALAEAADG from the coding sequence ATGATCACATTCGACTCCGTCACCAAGCGCTATCCCGATGGCTTCGTGGCTGTGGACAACCTGTCTCTCGAAGCGGAGACCGGGCAGATCACCGTGCTGGTCGGGCCGTCGGGCTGCGGCAAGACCACCACGCTGCGGATGATCAATCGGATGATCGACGCCACCGAGGGGCAGATCCTGCTCGACGGCTCCGACGTCCAGCAGATCGACCCGCCGACGCTGCGGCGCGGCATCGGGTACGTCATCCAGCAGGCGGGCCTCTTCCCGCACCGCAAGATCGTCGACAACGTGGCGACCGTGCCGTACCTGCTGGGCTGGGAGAAGAAGAAGGCCCGTGACCGCGCCATGGAGCTGCTCGAGCGGGTCGGGCTCGACCCCAAGCTGGCCCAGCGCTACCCCTTTCAGCTCTCCGGCGGCCAGCAGCAGCGCGTCGGCGTGGCCCGCGCGCTGGCCGCCGACCCGCCCGTGCTGCTGATGGACGAGCCGTTCAGCGCGGTCGACCCGATCGTGCGCACCTCTTTGCAGGAGGAACTGCTCAGGCTGCAGGCCGAGCTGAACAAGACGATCGTCTTCGTCACCCACGACATCGACGAGGCGATCAAGCTCGGTGACCGGGTGGCCGTGCTGCGCGTCGGCGGGAAGCTGGCCCAGTTCGCCGATCCCAAGACCCTGCTGTCGGAGCCCGCCGACGACTTCGTGCGGGAGTTCCTCGGCAGGGACAGGGGCATCAGGCGGCTGTCGTTCGTCTCCAGCTCGCACCTGCGGCTCCGCACGGACCTGACCGTGTCCTCCGCCTCCGCCACGCCGTCGGACGACGGGTGGCCCCTGGTCGTCGCGGCGGACGGCAAGCCGGTCGGGTGGCTGGGCCGCGACGAGCCCTTCGGCACCTACGTCCACGGCAAGGACTCCCTGCGCGCGGCGCTCGACGCCGCCCTGCTGTCCTCCTCGGGCCAGGCCGTCGCGCTCGACGAGTCGGGCAGGGTGGTCGGGATCGCCACCAGGCGGGCACTGGACGAGGCGCTCGCGGAGGCCGCCGATGGATGA
- a CDS encoding ABC transporter substrate-binding protein, with translation MRRIFGTAAVLLSAMLTLSACGGGGSGSNPLDTTSAGAAPTGTAPAAGGGTAIVGSFNFPESVLLGSIYAQALKAKGVTVEEKPNIGSREVIYNQVKSGGLTVLPEYNGALLFFVDPKSTAASKEDVNSELASKLPAELEILESSPAQDNDSLTVTKETAEKYKLTTIEDLAKVSKQMAVGGPPEFKKRREQQFKDVYGLEFKEWKPTGDTTADAIKDGTVQVGNVFTTDPKIIINNMVSLQDPKNVFSAQNVTPLVNKAAMTDTIRTTLNAVSAKLTTEGLTQMMQKISVDKDDPATVAKDWLTTNGLL, from the coding sequence ATGAGACGCATATTCGGCACCGCGGCGGTGCTGCTCTCAGCGATGCTCACCCTGTCGGCCTGCGGTGGTGGCGGCAGTGGCAGCAACCCGCTGGACACCACCTCCGCCGGCGCGGCCCCGACGGGGACCGCGCCCGCGGCCGGCGGGGGCACGGCGATCGTCGGTTCGTTCAACTTCCCCGAGAGCGTGCTGCTGGGCTCCATCTACGCCCAGGCGCTCAAGGCCAAGGGCGTGACGGTCGAGGAGAAGCCGAACATCGGCAGCCGCGAGGTGATCTACAACCAGGTCAAGAGCGGCGGGCTGACCGTCCTGCCCGAGTACAACGGCGCGCTGCTGTTCTTCGTCGACCCCAAGTCGACCGCCGCCTCGAAGGAGGACGTGAACAGCGAGCTGGCGAGCAAGCTGCCCGCCGAGCTCGAGATCCTCGAGTCGTCCCCGGCCCAGGACAACGACTCGCTGACGGTCACCAAGGAGACGGCGGAGAAGTACAAGCTGACCACCATCGAGGACCTGGCCAAGGTCTCCAAGCAGATGGCGGTCGGCGGTCCCCCCGAGTTCAAGAAGCGCCGTGAGCAGCAGTTCAAGGACGTCTACGGCCTTGAGTTCAAGGAGTGGAAGCCGACGGGCGACACGACGGCCGACGCCATCAAGGACGGCACGGTCCAGGTCGGCAACGTCTTCACGACCGACCCGAAGATCATCATCAACAACATGGTGTCGCTGCAGGACCCCAAGAACGTCTTCAGCGCCCAGAACGTCACGCCGCTGGTGAACAAGGCGGCCATGACGGACACGATCAGGACCACCCTGAACGCGGTGTCCGCCAAGCTGACGACCGAGGGCCTGACGCAGATGATGCAGAAGATCTCGGTCGACAAGGACGACCCCGCCACGGTCGCCAAGGACTGGCTCACCACGAACGGCCTGCTGTAG
- a CDS encoding MaoC family dehydratase has translation MRTLTEGQVEIGSVLPELSIDLTPTLIVSTALATMDFTPVHHDVEGARAQGSKDIFLNILTTMGLVERYVTDWIGPEAVIKRINVKLGVPAYAGDRLTFTGTVVECDEGEYTVEVRGKVSLGDHATAAVAFRLPSPADGTAAP, from the coding sequence ATGCGTACGCTGACCGAAGGACAGGTCGAGATCGGTTCGGTGCTCCCCGAGCTGTCGATCGATCTCACCCCCACGCTGATCGTCTCCACGGCGCTGGCGACCATGGACTTCACCCCCGTCCACCACGACGTCGAGGGTGCCAGGGCGCAGGGCTCCAAGGACATCTTCCTCAACATCCTCACCACCATGGGGCTGGTCGAGCGGTACGTCACCGACTGGATCGGGCCCGAGGCCGTGATCAAGCGCATCAACGTCAAGCTCGGCGTCCCCGCCTACGCGGGCGACCGGCTGACCTTCACCGGCACGGTCGTGGAGTGCGACGAGGGCGAGTACACCGTGGAGGTGCGCGGCAAGGTCAGCCTCGGCGACCACGCCACCGCCGCCGTGGCCTTCCGCCTGCCCTCGCCCGCCGACGGTACGGCGGCGCCATGA
- a CDS encoding ABC transporter permease produces MNWLIDFFANPANWSGPDAIPARLLEHLGFSAAALALAALVGVPLGLLIGHTGKGSVIVVVSANLARALPTLGLLVLIVLLLGTASIWPVLIPLVALAVPPILVNTFEGVRGVDPELRDAAYGMGLRGPQVLSKVLVPVALPLIMLGLRLAAVQVVATAAVAAYVGLGGLGRYIIDGLATQDYESVVGGSVLIVGFALAVQGLFTLAQRVMVSPGVSQRLRVR; encoded by the coding sequence GTGAACTGGTTGATCGACTTCTTCGCGAACCCGGCCAACTGGTCGGGCCCCGACGCCATCCCCGCCAGGCTCCTCGAACACCTCGGCTTCTCGGCCGCCGCGCTGGCCCTCGCCGCGCTCGTCGGGGTCCCGCTCGGCCTGCTCATCGGTCACACGGGCAAGGGGTCGGTGATCGTGGTGGTCAGCGCCAACCTGGCCAGGGCGCTGCCGACGCTCGGCCTGCTGGTGCTCATCGTGCTGCTGCTCGGCACCGCCTCGATCTGGCCGGTGCTGATCCCGCTGGTGGCGCTGGCCGTGCCGCCGATCCTGGTCAACACCTTCGAGGGCGTCAGGGGCGTCGATCCCGAACTGCGCGACGCGGCGTACGGGATGGGACTGCGCGGCCCGCAGGTGCTGTCCAAGGTGCTCGTGCCGGTCGCGCTGCCGCTCATCATGCTCGGCCTCCGGCTGGCCGCGGTGCAGGTCGTGGCGACCGCGGCGGTCGCCGCCTACGTGGGCCTCGGCGGGCTCGGGCGTTACATCATCGACGGTCTGGCGACACAGGACTACGAGAGCGTGGTCGGCGGCTCGGTGCTGATCGTCGGCTTCGCGCTCGCCGTACAGGGTCTGTTCACCCTCGCGCAGAGAGTGATGGTCTCCCCGGGGGTGAGCCAGCGACTGCGGGTTCGATAA
- the sppA gene encoding signal peptide peptidase SppA, which translates to MDATKAIVDTVDRFRQRRTAPLVLELDLTEGLTEGPPTDPLSAILTMRKPRLADVLSGLKRARHDSRVKALIVKIGGNPLGLGMVQELRQAIVHFRASGKLTVAFGETFGEFGQGTIPYYLASAFERVYLQPSGDVGLTGIALEQRFLKGTLEKLDIAYEVGQRHEYKTAANTFTQDHMTDAHRESYGRLAESILEQVVAGIADGRRLDQAKVRDLVDRGPFIGPEAVEAGLVDKLAYRDEVYDEVKEAAGDEAHLQFVARYARGSAVRKLPHPTADGVALIHGHGMIRLGRSGRSPLGGGGAMGSDTISAAIRAARRDPHIKAVVFRVDSPGGSYVASDAVWREVVLTRKVKPVIVSMGDVAASGGYFVSMAADVIIAQPGTLTGSIGVLGGKAVLGGLMAKAGVTTDLIAEGTNAAMFSSTRSFSTEEWERVNAWLDRIYDDFVGKVAEGRHLTRDRAHELARGRVWTGVDAHERGLVDELGGLEDALGLARKRAGLAADAPVRTYPRLNPLERLRGPESSEDKSAALARIRLEAWGPFARIAGELGLPSYGPLLLPGQIVIR; encoded by the coding sequence ATGGACGCGACCAAGGCGATCGTTGACACCGTTGACCGGTTCCGCCAGCGGCGTACCGCCCCGCTGGTGCTGGAACTCGACCTCACCGAGGGGCTGACCGAGGGGCCGCCCACCGATCCGCTCAGCGCCATCCTCACCATGCGCAAGCCGCGCCTGGCCGACGTCCTGTCCGGCCTCAAGCGCGCCAGGCACGACTCCCGCGTCAAGGCGCTCATCGTCAAGATCGGCGGGAACCCGCTCGGGCTGGGCATGGTGCAGGAGCTGCGCCAGGCCATCGTCCACTTCCGCGCCTCCGGCAAGCTGACGGTCGCCTTCGGCGAGACGTTCGGCGAGTTCGGCCAGGGCACGATCCCCTACTACCTGGCCAGCGCCTTCGAGCGCGTCTACCTCCAGCCGAGCGGCGACGTCGGACTCACCGGCATCGCCCTCGAGCAGCGCTTCCTCAAGGGCACGCTGGAGAAGCTCGACATCGCCTACGAGGTCGGGCAGCGGCACGAGTACAAGACCGCCGCCAACACCTTCACCCAGGACCACATGACCGACGCGCACAGGGAGTCGTACGGCAGGCTCGCCGAGTCGATCCTCGAGCAGGTCGTCGCGGGCATCGCCGACGGCAGGCGGCTCGACCAGGCCAAGGTCCGCGACCTGGTCGACAGGGGTCCGTTCATCGGGCCCGAGGCGGTCGAGGCGGGCCTGGTCGACAAGCTCGCCTACCGCGACGAGGTGTACGACGAGGTCAAGGAGGCCGCGGGGGACGAGGCGCACCTGCAGTTCGTCGCCCGCTACGCGCGCGGCTCCGCCGTACGGAAGTTGCCGCACCCGACCGCCGACGGCGTCGCGCTGATCCACGGCCACGGCATGATCAGACTGGGCCGCAGCGGACGCAGCCCCCTGGGCGGCGGCGGCGCGATGGGCTCCGACACGATCAGCGCCGCCATCCGCGCGGCCCGGCGCGACCCGCACATCAAGGCCGTGGTGTTCAGGGTGGACAGCCCCGGAGGCTCCTACGTCGCCTCCGACGCGGTCTGGCGCGAGGTCGTGCTCACCCGCAAGGTCAAGCCCGTCATCGTCTCCATGGGCGACGTCGCGGCCTCGGGCGGCTACTTCGTCTCGATGGCCGCCGACGTCATCATCGCCCAGCCCGGAACCCTGACCGGCTCCATCGGCGTACTGGGCGGCAAGGCGGTGCTCGGCGGGCTGATGGCGAAGGCGGGCGTCACCACCGACCTGATCGCCGAGGGGACGAACGCGGCGATGTTCTCCTCCACCCGGTCGTTCTCCACGGAGGAGTGGGAGCGGGTCAACGCCTGGCTCGACCGCATCTACGACGACTTCGTGGGCAAGGTCGCCGAGGGCCGCCACCTGACCAGGGACCGCGCGCACGAACTGGCCCGCGGCCGGGTGTGGACCGGCGTCGACGCGCACGAGCGCGGGCTCGTCGACGAGCTCGGCGGGCTCGAGGACGCCCTCGGCCTGGCTCGCAAGCGCGCCGGTCTCGCGGCCGACGCGCCCGTGCGCACCTACCCGCGGCTGAACCCGCTGGAGCGGCTGCGCGGACCCGAGTCGAGCGAGGACAAGTCCGCGGCGCTGGCCAGGATCCGGCTGGAGGCCTGGGGGCCGTTCGCGCGGATCGCGGGCGAGCTCGGGCTGCCCTCGTACGGCCCGCTCCTGCTGCCCGGCCAGATCGTCATCCGCTAG
- a CDS encoding RNA polymerase sigma factor: MTLPLTDQRSREDLIAELYDRHAAGLFAYSADQLGDTGSASDVLDTVLSSALSVEPPRAALYALARREIFRRDIVYAPPVIDPLVDPATALVERVLRELRPHQREVLVLSVVIGLTDAELAWVLDVAHDTAVELIQNAALRFRQSLLAALAAKGPRLSQPVAEPVAEVYGALGVAPLRDVLGRLPWRPPPAAIRIRLLGPRPSVPDPARRKTSLFVRPLWPTAPSWPVPLSDTDPATSTGIFPTELLTPPDPSRVSHHEAATAPMPKLRDTLSPLLRDTLSPFLGDTLARRPPVLSAPTPADVLDPPATWDAFRKPAVLDEPADKTADRTADKTPVVPAGDILDDHWTAAGGAATTSPNTAATPLEAAAVPVDVPADPVDVPMRARDRRALADLLVHKGEPRPEPSLFVPRRPAKEPVYVLPPGPAETPAKEEPKSEEQSQEAGTPTEAALAQEPARPAVPKRPKRPAPTKRTPPKSAPPKGPAKKPAKGKAAGGKASAKKKGKRRNRHHDWAWELAGFLICVAIAMLVFLWVPR; encoded by the coding sequence GTGACCCTTCCGCTCACCGATCAGCGATCTCGCGAGGATCTGATCGCCGAGCTCTACGACCGTCACGCCGCCGGGCTGTTCGCCTACTCCGCGGACCAGCTCGGCGACACGGGCTCCGCCTCCGACGTGCTCGACACCGTGCTGTCCAGCGCGCTCTCCGTGGAGCCGCCGCGTGCCGCGCTGTACGCGCTCGCGCGGCGGGAGATCTTCCGCCGCGACATCGTCTACGCGCCTCCCGTCATCGACCCCCTCGTCGATCCCGCCACCGCCCTGGTCGAGCGCGTCCTGCGCGAGCTGCGCCCGCACCAGCGCGAGGTGCTCGTGCTGTCCGTCGTCATCGGGCTCACCGACGCCGAGCTGGCCTGGGTGCTCGACGTGGCCCACGACACCGCCGTCGAGCTGATCCAGAACGCCGCGCTCCGCTTCCGCCAGTCGCTGCTGGCGGCGCTGGCCGCCAAGGGGCCCCGCCTGTCCCAGCCGGTGGCCGAGCCGGTGGCTGAGGTGTACGGCGCGCTGGGCGTCGCGCCGCTGCGCGACGTGCTCGGCCGCCTGCCGTGGCGCCCGCCGCCCGCCGCGATCAGGATCCGCCTGCTCGGCCCCCGCCCTTCGGTCCCGGATCCGGCTCGGCGGAAGACCTCGCTGTTCGTCAGGCCGCTGTGGCCCACGGCGCCCTCCTGGCCGGTTCCGCTCAGCGACACCGATCCGGCGACCAGCACGGGGATCTTCCCGACCGAGCTGCTGACCCCGCCCGACCCTTCACGCGTCTCGCATCACGAGGCGGCGACGGCGCCGATGCCGAAGCTGCGCGACACGCTCTCCCCGCTCCTGCGCGACACGCTCTCTCCGTTCCTGGGTGACACGCTCGCGCGGCGCCCGCCGGTGCTCTCCGCGCCCACCCCCGCCGACGTGCTCGACCCTCCGGCGACGTGGGACGCCTTCCGCAAGCCCGCCGTCCTCGACGAGCCCGCGGACAAGACGGCGGACAGAACGGCGGACAAGACCCCGGTCGTGCCCGCGGGCGACATCCTCGACGACCACTGGACCGCGGCGGGGGGCGCGGCGACCACCTCACCGAACACCGCCGCCACACCGCTGGAGGCGGCCGCCGTGCCGGTGGACGTGCCCGCCGATCCCGTGGACGTGCCGATGCGGGCGCGCGACAGGAGGGCGCTGGCCGACCTGCTCGTGCACAAGGGCGAGCCGCGCCCCGAGCCCAGCCTGTTCGTGCCGCGCCGTCCCGCCAAGGAGCCGGTCTACGTGCTGCCGCCCGGCCCGGCCGAGACTCCGGCGAAAGAGGAACCGAAGTCCGAGGAGCAGTCGCAGGAGGCCGGCACACCCACGGAGGCGGCGCTCGCCCAGGAGCCCGCGCGACCCGCCGTACCCAAGCGGCCGAAGAGGCCGGCCCCCACGAAACGCACGCCACCGAAGAGCGCGCCACCGAAGGGCCCTGCCAAGAAGCCGGCCAAGGGCAAGGCGGCCGGCGGGAAGGCCTCGGCGAAGAAGAAGGGCAAGCGGCGCAACCGGCACCACGACTGGGCGTGGGAGCTGGCCGGCTTCCTCATCTGCGTGGCGATCGCGATGCTGGTCTTCCTCTGGGTGCCGAGGTAG